The Enterococcus rotai genome includes a window with the following:
- a CDS encoding helix-turn-helix transcriptional regulator has protein sequence MKKIERILAMIVLLLDSEVVSAAQLAQRFEVTKRTIFRDIETIEFAGFPIVSHPGRHGGFSLVNSFKLRTHTYSNEERQELINALNVNEGLFGIADQQNMIKEKIELLQGDSLKEKRKHFILESPTMHRPEIEAQTKKKINYINLALKQNKKLLIDYVDNKGEHTKRLIHPYEMMLMNGSWYIHSYCEEREAFRYFKITRIRQLKIQKTTFTPSDYRNQMIEEADGSKIRLRFRKEDLGKLYDYYTDDEIQVTDTHVEVTIYANQQKTLLPFLLMFGNGVQVISPIDLQEKHKQEIVKLCETYRKE, from the coding sequence ATGAAAAAAATCGAGCGTATATTAGCAATGATCGTTCTACTTTTAGATAGTGAGGTTGTGTCAGCAGCTCAATTAGCCCAGCGATTTGAAGTGACGAAAAGAACGATCTTTAGAGATATTGAAACAATTGAATTCGCTGGGTTCCCAATTGTTTCACATCCAGGACGTCATGGAGGCTTTTCTCTAGTCAATTCTTTTAAATTGAGAACACATACATATAGTAATGAAGAAAGACAAGAGCTCATTAATGCTCTTAATGTTAACGAAGGATTATTTGGAATAGCTGATCAACAAAATATGATCAAAGAAAAAATCGAGTTATTACAAGGTGATTCACTGAAAGAAAAACGAAAGCACTTTATTTTGGAATCCCCAACGATGCATCGCCCTGAAATTGAAGCGCAGACTAAGAAGAAGATCAATTACATCAATCTTGCATTGAAACAAAATAAAAAGTTACTGATTGATTATGTGGATAACAAAGGTGAGCATACAAAACGATTAATTCATCCGTATGAAATGATGTTGATGAACGGTAGTTGGTACATCCATTCTTACTGTGAGGAACGAGAAGCGTTTAGATACTTTAAAATTACGAGAATACGTCAACTAAAGATACAGAAAACAACTTTTACGCCATCGGACTATAGGAATCAAATGATTGAGGAAGCAGATGGAAGTAAGATTCGATTAAGATTTAGAAAAGAAGATTTAGGGAAATTATATGACTATTACACAGATGATGAGATTCAAGTTACGGATACACATGTAGAGGTCACTATCTACGCTAATCAGCAAAAAACGCTGTTACCATTTTTATTGATGTTCGGTAATGGTGTCCAAGTTATCTCACCGATTGACTTACAAGAAAAACATAAGCAAGAGATAGTGAAGCTATGTGAGACGTACCGAAAAGAGTAA
- a CDS encoding tyrosine-type recombinase/integrase → MARGENIYKRKDGRWEGRYPKARKIDGTIHYGYIYARSYRAVKEQLLDKKAQKPLIYSGAAKEFYGTFGEWSNLWLTEIMAPTLKESTYASYSKKLQLYVLPILGKRPLKKITAFDMDKLISRLTETLAASSIHIVFRIIKSCFEAAKERGYVYLNPCERTILPKIEKRKVLALTRVQQKAVETESVKDIKGLPILLALETGMRIGEICALKWEDIDFESSIIKVQRTKQRIALPSATGQRTKIIETIPKTTNANRIIPLSKKVKSALLHCKKQSHSEYVITNEGHSVEPRTISYRFERIKQKIGLMNVSFHALRHTFATRCVELGVNIAAISSLLGHSSIKLTLDTYTNSFIEEQRAAIKKLALI, encoded by the coding sequence TTGGCTAGAGGAGAAAATATTTATAAACGAAAGGATGGACGCTGGGAAGGGCGTTATCCTAAAGCACGAAAAATAGATGGGACAATTCATTATGGGTATATTTATGCACGATCATATCGAGCAGTAAAGGAACAGTTATTAGACAAGAAAGCACAGAAACCGCTCATTTATAGTGGAGCAGCCAAAGAATTTTACGGCACATTTGGAGAGTGGTCGAACCTTTGGCTGACAGAAATCATGGCTCCAACACTAAAGGAAAGCACTTATGCTAGCTATAGTAAAAAACTTCAATTATACGTTTTACCTATTTTGGGGAAAAGACCTCTAAAAAAAATCACTGCTTTTGATATGGATAAATTGATTAGTCGATTAACAGAAACGTTAGCGGCTAGTTCTATTCATATTGTTTTCCGAATTATAAAAAGCTGTTTTGAAGCGGCAAAAGAAAGAGGCTACGTGTACTTAAATCCTTGTGAACGGACAATTCTACCTAAAATTGAAAAACGGAAAGTTTTAGCTTTAACTAGAGTACAACAAAAAGCAGTGGAAACTGAAAGCGTGAAGGATATAAAAGGGTTGCCTATCTTATTAGCTTTGGAAACAGGGATGCGTATTGGTGAAATTTGCGCACTAAAATGGGAGGATATCGACTTTGAATCATCTATAATAAAAGTTCAACGAACAAAACAACGAATTGCCTTACCAAGTGCAACTGGACAACGGACAAAAATTATTGAAACTATACCAAAAACCACTAATGCTAACCGGATCATTCCGCTTTCTAAGAAAGTAAAGAGTGCATTGTTGCACTGTAAAAAACAATCACACTCTGAATACGTCATAACAAATGAAGGACATTCTGTAGAACCTAGAACAATCAGCTATCGTTTTGAACGAATCAAGCAGAAAATAGGATTAATGAATGTTTCTTTCCATGCGCTCCGCCATACGTTTGCAACACGTTGCGTTGAGTTGGGTGTTAATATTGCGGCAATAAGTTCTTTGTTAGGGCATTCATCTATCAAGCTAACATTAGACACGTACACAAATTCATTTATAGAAGAACAGCGCGCAGCAATAAAAAAACTAGCACTTATCTAA
- a CDS encoding DUF1456 family protein codes for MNNNDILIRLRYALDIKDTDMIKIFELGDLEITRDELRVLLTKQNEDDELPRDAVCDNRTLEAFLNGLITFKRGKPPVKNGVEPKPTFLITSQSNVNNVLLKKVKIALTLTSDDMLDVLRLAGVYASDSELSAILRKEGHRNYKECGDRYARNFLKGLAIKYRE; via the coding sequence ATGAATAACAACGATATATTGATTCGCTTACGCTATGCGTTAGATATCAAAGATACAGATATGATCAAAATTTTTGAATTAGGTGATTTAGAAATCACAAGAGATGAGTTACGTGTTTTATTAACAAAACAAAATGAAGATGACGAACTACCACGGGATGCGGTTTGTGATAATCGTACATTAGAGGCCTTTTTAAATGGATTGATTACATTCAAAAGAGGAAAACCGCCTGTAAAAAATGGTGTGGAGCCTAAGCCAACATTTTTGATTACTAGCCAAAGTAACGTGAACAATGTGTTGCTTAAAAAAGTGAAAATTGCTTTAACACTTACAAGTGATGATATGCTGGATGTTTTGAGACTTGCTGGTGTTTACGCTTCAGATAGCGAATTAAGTGCAATTTTAAGAAAAGAAGGGCACCGAAACTACAAAGAATGTGGCGATCGCTATGCAAGAAATTTTCTAAAAGGGTTAGCGATCAAATATCGGGAATAA
- a CDS encoding WxL domain-containing protein: MKVKQLLVTSIFCFSIIGTSLMVTALDTPTYAQESHTDVGEIVFDGEYEAGIFDPEKPGNKVDPGPTPNTTGDLRIDFVPKLSFGKNKISKKDTVYPANAQLFLGDTGPRGNFIQVSDYRPNRSGWSLQVRQETQFKNNNTLNNELKGAMISFDKSWVNSTRDLSQAPSVSKDIIKIDNIGETYNLAEAKNNMGKGTWSIEFGASEENSNAMPNTLSPAIGPDGKPLLDPNFENKPIYQNSAVTLSIPGATKIDPVPYQTVLTWIISELP, from the coding sequence ATGAAAGTGAAACAATTGTTAGTAACTTCCATTTTCTGTTTTTCAATTATAGGGACGAGCCTGATGGTAACCGCATTAGATACACCTACGTATGCACAAGAAAGTCATACTGATGTAGGGGAAATTGTATTTGACGGAGAGTATGAAGCAGGTATTTTTGACCCGGAAAAGCCAGGAAATAAGGTTGATCCCGGTCCGACGCCAAATACAACTGGTGATTTACGTATTGATTTTGTTCCAAAACTATCATTTGGGAAAAATAAAATTTCGAAAAAAGATACAGTTTATCCTGCTAATGCACAATTATTTTTAGGAGACACAGGACCTAGAGGGAATTTTATTCAGGTCTCTGATTATCGCCCAAATAGAAGTGGCTGGAGCTTGCAAGTGCGCCAAGAAACACAATTTAAAAATAATAATACGCTAAACAACGAATTAAAAGGTGCGATGATTTCCTTTGATAAATCATGGGTCAATTCAACTCGTGATTTATCTCAGGCGCCGAGTGTTTCGAAAGATATTATCAAAATTGATAATATTGGTGAAACATATAATTTGGCGGAAGCAAAAAATAATATGGGAAAAGGGACATGGTCGATTGAATTCGGTGCATCGGAAGAGAATTCCAATGCTATGCCGAATACATTAAGTCCAGCCATAGGTCCGGATGGAAAACCATTATTGGATCCAAATTTTGAAAATAAACCCATCTATCAAAACAGTGCAGTAACGTTGTCTATACCGGGGGCAACTAAAATTGATCCGGTACCATACCAAACGGTGTTAACTTGGATAATTTCCGAGTTGCCATAA
- a CDS encoding winged helix-turn-helix transcriptional regulator produces MYNIGIISSSTKTNQDTYIDALEESKYNISYLDDKSKLDLMTDELDALIIEETETKNQMSVICESIIKVREQSSALVWILSENTDKSTRIVYMKLGADGIINTSIDSDELVLFIQGNLKRYSKKSQKSQDSYEEKRLMETTPTKKRVELVPSNFSVLLNGKQEVSLTKLEFRTIELLSNHVGQALTYEEIYKNVWNGGDEDKQYRVANIIYHLRRKLEVEESDEEYIKTIRSKGYMLNG; encoded by the coding sequence ATGTACAACATTGGAATTATTTCTTCGAGCACCAAAACGAACCAAGATACATACATAGACGCATTGGAAGAATCAAAATACAATATTTCTTATTTAGATGACAAGTCCAAGTTGGATCTTATGACAGATGAATTAGATGCTTTGATTATTGAAGAAACTGAGACAAAGAATCAAATGAGTGTGATTTGCGAGTCGATTATTAAAGTTCGTGAGCAAAGTTCTGCTTTAGTGTGGATACTATCTGAGAATACAGATAAGTCCACGAGAATTGTATACATGAAATTAGGAGCAGACGGCATTATTAATACATCGATTGATTCGGACGAACTGGTCTTGTTTATTCAAGGGAATTTGAAGCGATACTCTAAAAAAAGTCAAAAAAGCCAGGATTCTTACGAGGAAAAACGCCTCATGGAAACTACTCCAACAAAAAAGCGAGTTGAATTAGTTCCTTCAAATTTTAGTGTCTTGCTAAATGGAAAGCAGGAAGTAAGTTTGACTAAGCTTGAATTTCGAACAATCGAGCTACTAAGTAATCATGTAGGGCAAGCACTGACTTACGAAGAAATTTACAAAAATGTTTGGAACGGCGGAGATGAAGATAAGCAGTATCGGGTAGCGAATATTATATATCATTTACGCAGGAAGCTTGAGGTAGAAGAAAGTGACGAAGAGTATATCAAGACGATTCGTTCGAAAGGGTATATGTTGAATGGCTAA
- a CDS encoding LPXTG cell wall anchor domain-containing protein, protein MKKNIIRFTRLLVGVTILLSVSAMPVQAADNGGAVQTDGVVDFYEETIISTTESDVPKTKNSSVAPSPTKPRGRYPSTGELVKKSLGISGFALIVFVLFYFLLKKRKGKEGGTPE, encoded by the coding sequence ATGAAAAAAAATATCATACGTTTTACTCGCCTTCTTGTGGGTGTGACAATTCTACTGAGTGTTTCGGCTATGCCTGTTCAGGCAGCAGATAACGGCGGAGCAGTCCAAACTGATGGCGTTGTTGATTTTTATGAAGAAACAATCATCAGTACTACGGAAAGCGACGTACCTAAGACAAAAAATAGCTCTGTAGCACCAAGTCCGACTAAACCGCGTGGCAGGTATCCTTCAACAGGTGAATTGGTGAAGAAAAGTTTAGGAATCAGTGGCTTCGCCCTTATAGTCTTTGTTCTTTTCTACTTTCTTTTGAAAAAGAGAAAAGGTAAAGAAGGAGGGACGCCAGAATGA
- a CDS encoding pectate lyase-like adhesive domain-containing protein: protein MKISRKIKICLLAVVLISVVTFMGLKKTAPIKANEESYSLQVVDTDYKGTGFLKVDLVIPTMHKEILRLTAEGTMPIGDENLFDGVPTEYENKVLVKQPKDLNSVDFDFKENGGKFVTTLLVQVDPDTKLDKGSFSLKNADGQVLTSTSFDVPKVSDAVTSETEVNSNTLVERSLIQAVNYAVSPLSVDVPTPSNPVDVSTWEQFKAAVTDGSVDWINLKADFSATSAGPTATRSKVINGKDGNVTHSIDFLARYITLGTASPGSFMALLDMNYSGSATPIFRSNTASNSANWELRVNNLATLTGNASSLTSLVNGSVVISGENNFVSTAADSFIASKNLKISDHANVTADLVRGFYTTSISGSSLLVNEGSKVNLKSTGNYNVVQAMNVANFEISGADTELNVVGYATGGASSDGIFLVNSTSSVSNVNILAGAKLAIKSLAPTSGSPAFFMRSLGGKLIVDDNSTLDIEAESADGNNLVAAVRFYDEGNNSFEVSNNSKVNILKKSTNNSGVRMFSNNNSIIVSGGSDFLLKNKGDGTPRNPGANGRNQGIQFRLGSSRETSYFKALGEDSNVLIEADYGAAIDCNSQMLDVEQTEGAYFVVRGKTAGSNYGIFSSPSNTTTFNMTKPKYFDFRNDSSGGGLIFQNGASSTFVLNGSDLSVWKNGQNLDGNPSLSWTVLNASLSGSGFSNIVSTDNPDFQGKFAGADAYSRMTANNQNAVVDELRVPTNADKYIWGHASVPEGKSEENRDAYTDEVHVRVKVYKADGTLDFEQIGSSIGDENGNGGESVYGDAPRAGIIKIQVPEGKFLTKEHTIKVVGAWRGSKSGEGTESVHTSKPDELQAPERSILDVTPPEPAKLTDVNLNNATKVLAGDGSEVGATVYVYYDNGDKDTGNLLGTTRVQPDGKWVFNLPAYVDKEKELSIYLEDTAGKQSYDSNGLIKPPVTNTDKGNINPYQDYTYHDAVFKGVAKYEVKDILPDTNKIVKEFTTSGHGNTSVGDTLTYTLNVNNAKSASYATTLRDAWITDQLAEGLKFDPANAEVKINGELATSAQFSYVADTRTLTVKIGDLKSTESAKVTFKVTVQQSAVDQDIKNTAYAHGYSPRETSESFVPGINANPEYDIYDAKSNEVSTGAVFGTLSITSAPTVIDFKTHVAGMKDTRVENPELDKPLVVSDNRGTLKQWTLTAALTKEMRNVDDNSKVLSEAVRYNTGTKEFPLTGESLGVLTQTHATAGDYVVSSGWGPGHAGLKLEVPAGNVQKLGQYQGEITWKLGLTP from the coding sequence ATGAAAATTAGCAGAAAGATAAAAATCTGTTTGTTGGCGGTAGTATTGATCTCAGTTGTTACGTTTATGGGATTAAAAAAGACAGCTCCTATAAAAGCAAATGAAGAGAGTTATAGTTTGCAAGTAGTAGATACGGACTATAAAGGCACTGGATTTTTAAAAGTTGACTTGGTTATTCCAACGATGCATAAAGAAATACTTCGTTTAACTGCTGAAGGAACAATGCCGATCGGAGATGAAAACTTATTTGATGGGGTACCGACGGAATATGAGAATAAAGTTCTTGTAAAGCAGCCTAAAGATTTAAACAGTGTGGATTTCGATTTTAAAGAAAATGGTGGTAAGTTTGTTACTACATTATTGGTTCAAGTGGATCCAGATACTAAGCTAGATAAAGGCAGTTTCTCGTTAAAAAATGCTGATGGACAAGTCTTAACGTCAACTTCATTTGATGTACCAAAAGTTAGTGATGCTGTAACGTCAGAAACAGAAGTAAATTCAAATACCTTAGTAGAACGTTCATTGATTCAAGCTGTGAACTATGCAGTTTCTCCTTTGAGTGTAGACGTACCAACTCCGAGTAATCCAGTCGATGTAAGTACATGGGAGCAATTTAAAGCAGCTGTAACTGATGGATCTGTTGATTGGATTAATTTGAAAGCCGATTTTTCTGCAACGTCTGCAGGACCAACTGCAACAAGATCTAAAGTTATTAATGGAAAAGATGGCAACGTTACACACTCTATTGATTTTCTGGCTAGATATATCACATTAGGGACAGCTTCACCAGGGAGCTTCATGGCGCTTTTAGATATGAATTATAGTGGTAGTGCTACACCGATATTTCGTAGTAATACTGCAAGCAACAGTGCTAACTGGGAATTGAGAGTAAACAATCTAGCTACTTTGACTGGAAATGCATCAAGTTTAACTAGCTTGGTAAACGGTAGTGTAGTTATCAGTGGTGAAAATAATTTTGTAAGTACAGCAGCTGATTCATTTATAGCCTCTAAAAATTTGAAAATTTCAGATCATGCAAATGTAACCGCAGATTTGGTGCGAGGATTTTATACGACAAGTATTTCTGGTTCATCATTATTAGTTAATGAAGGCTCGAAGGTAAATCTAAAAAGTACTGGTAACTATAATGTAGTTCAAGCAATGAATGTCGCAAATTTTGAAATATCAGGAGCAGACACTGAACTTAATGTGGTCGGCTACGCAACAGGTGGAGCTTCGAGTGATGGGATTTTTCTGGTGAATTCAACTTCTTCAGTTTCAAATGTAAATATCTTAGCTGGAGCTAAACTAGCTATAAAATCATTAGCGCCAACAAGTGGGTCTCCAGCATTCTTTATGAGAAGTCTTGGAGGGAAGTTAATTGTTGATGATAACAGTACTTTAGATATTGAAGCAGAAAGTGCAGATGGAAATAATCTAGTTGCTGCAGTTCGTTTCTATGATGAAGGGAATAACAGTTTCGAAGTCTCCAATAATTCGAAAGTAAATATTCTGAAGAAATCAACGAATAATTCAGGCGTTCGAATGTTTAGTAATAATAATTCAATCATCGTTTCAGGTGGATCAGATTTTCTTTTAAAAAATAAAGGGGACGGTACTCCGAGAAATCCAGGAGCTAATGGTCGCAATCAAGGGATTCAATTTAGGCTGGGAAGCTCTAGAGAGACTAGTTACTTTAAAGCATTAGGAGAAGACTCGAATGTGCTGATTGAAGCGGATTATGGAGCAGCTATTGATTGTAATAGCCAAATGCTTGACGTTGAACAAACCGAGGGTGCTTACTTTGTAGTACGTGGAAAAACGGCTGGATCAAACTATGGAATATTCAGTTCACCAAGTAATACAACAACGTTTAATATGACGAAACCAAAATATTTTGATTTTAGAAATGATTCTTCAGGAGGCGGCTTGATTTTCCAAAATGGTGCTTCTTCGACATTTGTTTTAAATGGATCAGACTTATCTGTTTGGAAGAACGGTCAAAATCTTGATGGAAATCCTAGTTTATCTTGGACTGTTTTGAACGCAAGTTTAAGCGGTAGTGGATTTAGCAATATTGTTTCTACAGATAATCCTGATTTTCAAGGGAAATTTGCTGGAGCAGATGCATATTCAAGGATGACAGCCAATAATCAAAATGCTGTGGTTGACGAATTAAGAGTTCCTACTAATGCAGATAAATATATCTGGGGTCATGCTAGTGTACCTGAAGGTAAAAGTGAAGAAAATCGAGACGCCTATACAGATGAAGTCCATGTACGTGTAAAGGTATATAAAGCGGATGGAACATTAGATTTTGAACAAATAGGAAGTTCTATTGGTGATGAGAACGGAAACGGTGGAGAATCGGTTTATGGCGATGCACCTAGGGCGGGGATTATAAAAATTCAAGTACCCGAGGGAAAGTTTCTAACGAAAGAGCACACAATCAAAGTAGTGGGTGCTTGGCGTGGGTCTAAGAGTGGTGAAGGGACGGAAAGTGTTCACACGAGTAAGCCTGATGAACTGCAAGCACCAGAACGCTCTATTTTAGATGTAACACCACCAGAACCTGCAAAATTGACTGATGTTAACTTAAACAATGCAACAAAGGTTTTAGCTGGAGATGGTTCAGAAGTTGGTGCCACAGTCTATGTATACTATGACAATGGTGATAAGGATACAGGAAACTTGTTAGGTACCACGAGAGTCCAACCAGATGGTAAATGGGTATTTAATTTACCAGCGTATGTTGATAAAGAAAAAGAACTAAGTATCTATCTTGAAGATACAGCCGGAAAACAGTCATATGATTCAAATGGATTGATCAAACCGCCTGTAACAAACACAGATAAAGGCAACATTAATCCGTATCAAGATTATACTTATCATGATGCAGTGTTCAAAGGTGTAGCAAAATATGAAGTAAAAGATATTTTACCGGATACCAATAAAATTGTTAAAGAGTTTACTACAAGTGGACATGGGAATACGTCGGTAGGTGATACATTAACCTATACATTGAATGTAAATAATGCCAAAAGTGCTTCTTATGCCACTACTTTAAGAGATGCATGGATCACTGATCAATTAGCAGAAGGTTTAAAGTTTGATCCAGCAAATGCTGAGGTGAAAATTAATGGAGAGCTTGCTACATCAGCTCAGTTCTCTTATGTAGCAGATACTCGTACGCTTACTGTGAAAATCGGCGATCTCAAATCAACAGAAAGTGCCAAAGTAACGTTTAAAGTAACTGTTCAACAGTCAGCAGTCGATCAGGATATTAAAAACACAGCATATGCGCATGGGTATTCGCCAAGAGAAACAAGTGAATCCTTTGTACCTGGAATCAATGCCAATCCTGAGTATGATATTTATGACGCTAAATCTAATGAAGTTAGTACAGGGGCTGTATTTGGAACATTATCAATCACTTCTGCACCAACTGTAATCGACTTTAAGACACATGTTGCGGGTATGAAAGATACAAGAGTTGAAAATCCTGAGTTAGATAAACCATTGGTTGTTTCTGACAATCGTGGAACATTAAAGCAATGGACATTAACAGCTGCTCTAACAAAAGAAATGAGAAATGTTGATGATAATAGTAAAGTGTTGAGCGAAGCCGTTCGCTACAATACTGGGACAAAAGAGTTTCCACTAACTGGGGAGTCTTTAGGAGTCTTGACGCAGACACATGCAACAGCTGGAGACTATGTTGTTAGCTCTGGATGGGGTCCGGGACATGCGGGCTTGAAACTTGAGGTTCCAGCGGGGAATGTTCAAAAACTTGGACAGTATCAAGGAGAAATAACTTGGAAGTTAGGTCTTACACCATAG
- a CDS encoding peptide ABC transporter substrate-binding protein yields the protein MKKWALTTIATSALVVSLAACSTGSKKEEATGDKKQVLKVLESAELPTMDISQATDVVSFSAISQVMEGLYEFADDSTSAPAIAKEVVAPTNDGKKYTIELRDDAKWSNGDPVTAKDFVYSWKRTVDPKTGSEYAYLFDGFENYKAISKGEKPAADLGVKAVDDHTLEINLEYPIPYLSSLLAKPTFYPLNEKFVEEKGKDYGTNSDNMIYNGPFTLADWDGTSITWNYMKNDKYRAADKVKLDEVNVQVSKEIGTNVNLFKAGETDIAPIKGEYVDQEKENPELVTRIYPSTSYLQYNTENKVFANKNARNAITKLINSDQIAKNILKDGSMAIEAFVPKGIANQETGKDFAEEAGALMKTDIEGGKKLWEDAKKELGVDSASITLLTSDTDSAKKLSEYVQGLLTENLSGLKVTISSVPFKNRLDQMSKGDFDVVLAGWAATYADPYDFLQLFRTGGEQNYGKFSNEEFDKLLTESATTYATENEKRWNTLLDAQKVLMENSPVTPLYQASEAFLVNDRVEGLVYRAIGAPYYKNVSLK from the coding sequence ATGAAAAAGTGGGCGTTAACAACAATCGCTACAAGTGCATTAGTTGTATCATTGGCTGCTTGTAGTACAGGGAGCAAAAAAGAAGAAGCAACTGGAGATAAAAAACAAGTTTTAAAAGTATTGGAAAGCGCAGAATTGCCAACGATGGATATTTCTCAAGCAACAGATGTTGTCAGTTTTTCAGCAATCAGCCAAGTAATGGAAGGGTTGTATGAGTTTGCGGATGACAGTACTTCGGCACCAGCGATTGCAAAAGAAGTCGTTGCACCAACAAATGATGGAAAAAAATATACCATTGAATTACGTGATGATGCAAAATGGAGCAATGGAGACCCAGTAACTGCAAAGGATTTTGTGTACTCATGGAAACGTACAGTAGATCCAAAAACAGGTTCAGAATACGCTTATTTATTTGATGGATTTGAAAACTACAAAGCTATTTCTAAAGGAGAAAAGCCTGCTGCTGATTTAGGCGTCAAAGCAGTAGATGATCATACTCTAGAAATCAATTTAGAATATCCAATTCCATATCTATCATCACTTTTGGCAAAACCAACATTTTATCCATTGAATGAAAAATTTGTTGAAGAAAAAGGCAAAGATTATGGTACAAACAGTGATAACATGATCTATAATGGTCCCTTTACTCTTGCTGATTGGGATGGAACTAGCATCACATGGAATTATATGAAGAATGATAAATATAGAGCAGCCGACAAAGTTAAATTGGACGAGGTCAATGTTCAAGTAAGTAAGGAAATCGGCACAAATGTCAACTTGTTTAAGGCTGGCGAAACAGATATTGCGCCAATCAAAGGGGAATATGTCGATCAAGAAAAAGAAAATCCAGAATTGGTGACACGCATTTATCCATCAACTTCTTATTTACAATACAACACTGAAAATAAAGTTTTTGCGAATAAAAATGCAAGAAATGCAATCACAAAATTGATCAATTCAGATCAAATTGCTAAAAACATTTTAAAAGATGGTTCAATGGCAATTGAAGCATTTGTTCCTAAAGGGATTGCTAACCAAGAGACAGGGAAAGATTTCGCTGAAGAAGCAGGTGCTTTGATGAAAACGGATATCGAAGGCGGAAAAAAACTTTGGGAAGATGCGAAGAAAGAATTAGGTGTGGACTCAGCATCCATCACGTTATTAACGTCGGATACAGACTCAGCGAAAAAATTATCTGAGTACGTTCAAGGGTTGTTGACAGAAAATTTAAGCGGCTTAAAAGTAACCATTTCAAGCGTACCATTTAAAAACCGTTTAGATCAAATGAGTAAAGGCGACTTTGATGTAGTTTTAGCAGGATGGGCAGCAACATATGCTGATCCATACGACTTCTTACAATTGTTTAGAACTGGCGGCGAACAAAACTACGGCAAGTTCAGCAATGAAGAATTCGATAAATTATTGACAGAATCAGCAACCACTTACGCTACAGAAAACGAAAAACGCTGGAATACGTTATTAGATGCTCAAAAAGTCTTGATGGAGAATTCACCCGTTACCCCACTTTACCAAGCATCAGAAGCTTTCTTAGTGAATGATCGTGTCGAAGGATTGGTTTATCGCGCAATTGGCGCTCCTTATTATAAGAATGTGTCTTTAAAATAA
- a CDS encoding WxL domain-containing protein, translating to MKNTHKICGAALLAVIGLGLALPGATKAAESDSFAGEGNVEFQKDTTPDTITPPDTDGPVLPYPPVNPSTADMKIVGITPLDFEKHDILTDGSSPTYEAKPFNDATFGDMENFVDFKDVRSTTDHTYKIYGKLSTQFAHANGSQLKGAFITFANTRVASNGTANAEALKPVGAVTTPVKLEPAADGLAAGENTLFLDNTDATKGFGQYKLAFGNRATSVENIRESVKLTVPGDNMLSVGKYTAEITWTISDTPL from the coding sequence ATGAAAAACACACACAAAATTTGTGGAGCAGCTTTACTAGCTGTAATCGGCTTAGGATTGGCTCTACCAGGGGCAACAAAAGCAGCAGAAAGTGACTCTTTTGCAGGAGAAGGAAATGTAGAATTTCAAAAAGATACAACACCAGATACAATTACACCGCCAGATACTGATGGACCAGTTTTACCTTACCCACCAGTAAATCCAAGTACAGCGGATATGAAAATCGTTGGTATCACACCATTAGACTTTGAAAAACATGATATTTTAACTGATGGTTCATCACCAACGTATGAAGCAAAACCATTTAATGACGCTACTTTTGGTGATATGGAAAACTTTGTAGATTTTAAAGATGTACGTTCAACTACAGACCACACTTACAAAATCTATGGTAAATTATCAACGCAATTTGCACATGCAAACGGAAGCCAATTAAAAGGTGCGTTTATTACTTTTGCTAATACTCGTGTAGCATCTAATGGTACAGCTAATGCGGAAGCTTTAAAACCAGTTGGAGCAGTTACTACTCCTGTTAAATTAGAACCAGCGGCAGATGGATTGGCTGCTGGAGAAAACACATTATTCCTTGACAATACAGATGCGACTAAAGGTTTTGGTCAATACAAACTTGCTTTTGGTAACAGAGCAACAAGTGTTGAAAATATCAGAGAATCTGTAAAACTAACTGTACCTGGTGACAACATGCTTTCAGTAGGTAAATATACGGCTGAGATTACTTGGACTATTAGTGATACTCCGTTATAA